TTTTCGAGGAGCTgctgatatatgatatgacgAGGTTGTGCACCGACTTGAAATGCACCTTTGCTGTTGATGTAGCTCTTGTGACTACCCCTTTGTCCAGAGGTTAACGATTCTTGCACCAATTGTATTAGGCTACATaagaatgagtatctttttagCTTAAGGAGATAAGTAATtgctattataaaaatttaaaaatattactcaCCTTGCGAATATGAAGGTTTGTCATAGGGTTTGCATCAACACCCAACCCTATCATTTTCATCCTCTTGCCTTGTGATTCTCTCTGtatcatgcaattttcaatGGTAGGTCTTTTAAActgaaataatagaaaattcattCAACATCAGAACATAGTCACAATACATGTATACTTGGAGATTGAGGTATTACTTACCGGAATTTTTTCACGTCTATGCTTAGCCATTATATTGGCCGCTGCACCGCCTTCCCTTGATCCGAACGAACTTCACCAAAAGCATTGGCCTCACCACTACATCCTCTAACATCAGCACTAGCATGAGCGAAGCGGTGGCACTACATTCTCTTACATCCGCACTAGTTCGAGCGAAGCATTAACATGCCCACTATTGTCTCCTACCGAATTGGCATTTGCGAAGCATTGGCATGGCTTTCGGATCCTCCTTCAGCTACGCTTGTCATTGCTTTAGCTTTAGCCTGAATATATATTCAAAGTTACTAAATTGGAATCTTCATATACAAAACTTACAATAATGGTTAGATGACAACTTACTTGTCTTTTCCGAGCCTTGGACCAGTGGAATTAGCCCGAGATTGAGCATAAGCTTCAGCTGTACTTGCATTGGCATGAGCACTTGGATGTACATACATTGATTTGAGCATTGGATGTACGTATATTTTGAAGCATTGGATGTACGTACATTGGCCCCAGCATTGGCCTGAGAAGCACATATAAAGTATTGATTAACAACATGTTAAAGTGACATGCCCAGCATTAAGATGATCAGTTAGTTGAGGAAATACCTTTTTTAAAGGACATCCCTTGCAGTTATGTACAATTTGTTTGCAAGCAGAACAAGTCATTTGCTTACCCTCTTTAGTCATTCTATCACCTCTTACAAGCTCAATCGGTTGCTTTCTTCTACTCCTTTTGGCCTACCGGGCATGTTCTTCATTGGTGGGGGTTGAGGAGCTTCTTTATTagttttattccaaaatttctgTCCTCTCACCGTAGGCATCATGAATTGATAAGCACTTAGATACTTTTCCTTGTTGAAGCACTCGGCTAGATAGTCGGTCGGATCATTTCTCTTATGGTGTATTGCACAAATGGCATGGcaacatggaattccactaAGTTCCCAAGCTCTACAAGAACAAgtttctaaattcaaatcaaCAACATATTTGTCACCACCTTCGtaatctcatatccttcatttccatTCCATATCAAATGGCAATACCTACTAGCGGATGTATTCTCATGTAACTTATGCATAATCCTTGGATCGTAATTTCTAGTCCACCTAGCACATCCATCCCTCTGAGTATGCATTCTATTCATAACCATGATTCTAATATCCTCCAGCATACTCACAATGGCCTTGCACCTAGCTTCCACACACCTGCCATTGAAAGCTTCACTCAGATTATTATCAACGACATCACATTTAATATCGGTGTCAAAGAAGGCTTTGCACCAATGTTTTGGCTCAATACGGAATAAGTGATCATGACCTTCCCGAGTCGGTTCCTTCAACCTCGTCTATGCATCTCGAAATCGACATATTATTGCTCTTGACACATCTCCAAAATTGCCTCAGCAAGAATCTGTTTTCCTTTGTATTTTTGACCCCAGCTTGGAATAAATGTGCCTTGCACACATCCTATGCTCGCATTTGGCAACAGTTCAGCTACGATTGGACAAGACCCCGACAAttaccgaaaaaaagaaaatatatatgaaaacagaaagaaaaacattGTAATGTCACAATCAATTTACaaatgaaaacagaaaaaaacaaaaaaacataccTTTTGTTGATCACTTATCAACGCCCATCCGTCACCATTACACATATCAAGGTCTGACTTCAACAATTCGATAAACCAAGTCCATGTGTCCTTATTCTCGATTCTTACCACTGCCCATGCCACTGGATACATTTGATTGTTGTCATCCCTTCCGACGGCACATAACAACTCACCCTTGATCAAACCCCTCAAAAAACATCCATCTAATCCAATGATCTTCCTACATCCAGCCAAAAAACCTTTCTTGCAAGCATCAAAGCAAATGTAAACCCTATCAAATACTGGTAGAGAATTTGGCCATGgcctttcaactttcaatttaaaattgctTGATGGGCTTGTAAAGTGTAAAGCTCTCCCAAGTAGTCGTGCATCTGTGCATATTCCTTCTTGTAATTGCCTTGCAATTCCTTTAATACTTTCAGCTTTGTTCTCCTACACCGACTGAAAGTGACATTTACTCAAGTTGTTCTCTAACTAATTTCTTTAACTCAGTGCTTTGATTTTAGGCATTGCAGAAATGAGAATCATGAAGTGCTTAGCTAAATAAGTGCTAGACACTCTCTTATTCTCGAAAGTGATACTGCATATATGCTGATTTACATACCTTCTCAAATGAAATGACCCAGTTTTTCTATCAAGAGCACCATAGATCATCCAGTTACAATTGTTCGCCACACTGGCTCTTACAACACTTTTTGTGTTCTTAGTGTATTTGATTGCTCTTTGCTCAGCCACGAATACTTCAAAATTGCATTCTTGAACTCAGTTGCATCATCAAATGTCATGCCAACAATAAATTCTGGATTTGTACCACTTTGATCATATGATGGAAACCTACTTCTCCTCCTTGAAATAACATCAACCTCTTCACTACCCTcatcatttaaaattgattgaagaCTGTCTTCCTCATCGAATCAGCATACTGTTTCGTACCCAGAATCATCTAACGATTGAGTCTCATCCACAGTCGGTGGTTGGGAAGTACTAGTTGCTTCactataatttaaaattttgagccTATGTCTtgctgaaaattcaattaattttttccttgctTCAACCAgttcaaagtcatcatcatcactcgCCTCTTCCATATCCACCAAATTATGtgcatcatcatcctcttcctcatctAGATCCCTATTGGCAACTCCAGCCCGATTCCCGTCACCATCAGTATTTCTAATCACATTAGACATACCTCCAGTTTTCATCTCAACACCCCCCATCTCAGCTCCTgccttttcattatcaacatGCTCAACATATAGTGTAATATTTTCAGAGCATAgatgatgataaaatagatCCATCACATCGGCGTTATCCCATAAATACCTAAGAGTTACTCCGTCTACAAAAGTCTTACTTCCAGGAACTCTGTAAAAGAGTTTCTCTACTCTACATACACCCAAAGCCTCAATAGCTTCAATTATACTAGACAGTGAAGGCTTACTTAAACTTATTTCAGCAACATCAGCCCTTCCACCTATGTATTCCAATGGTGGGCCACCTTTAAAGTTACCTCCATAACGAACAAAGTGACATAAACTTTGTTCTCGGCAATTGGACCTACAAGGAACGAAACAAAAAGCAGAGCActttcaatcatcaaattattgaagcaatgttcaagttctaaattgaagatatttttataaaagactAACAATCAATATAGAAACAGCAAATTAGCATAATCCGTTTTACAACCACAATGCAACTACATGATCAATAGTGAGAGCAATGTTCTAATTTGCTGCAATGTTATAATTTATCGCAagaattgaaaaatgcaaaacaaccATAACGCAGATAGTAAAACGCCGCTATAATGTAGAGAGTAAAACACctttgcaaaacaaaacaaaaaaaaatggtaatattACTATGACATATCCAAATACTGTAATGTAGAGAGTGATACCTGCATGAGGAGTCACCATCGCCGTCCCTAATGCTGCTCGCTCCGCCGTTGAGACGCCGAGATGCCCACAACACATATCTTTGCACGAACTCGCAATTATcaaagaagagaacataaaGTTGATGTGTGTCAAACTCGAGCTCTCTGAACTCCAAATAATGAAGAACTGAGGATGCTAACTGACATCGTTTTACATAATGCAGAGATTAAAGCacttttgcaaaacaaaaaaactcgTAGCATTACCATGAGATACCCAAATGTTATAATGCGAGAGCGATACTGCGTGAGGAGGAGTCGCCATCGTCTTCGCTGACCCTGTCATCGTCCCCGACGCCAATCGCTTCACCGCTGAGATTTCCAAACTCCCGCAAAGAGGTCTTCACATGAACTCGCAATCgtcaaaggaaggaaagaacacGAACTCACGACGAGCGTCAAACTCGAGGTTGATGAGGACCCAAATCGCAAGAGAACcgcaaatcatcaaatttggggcttagggttcggacgaATTCGATTTAGGACTTACGGTACGGATgaattcgatttggggcttagggttcggacgagttcgatttggggcttaggggaTACTCGGAAAGCGAAAGAATATGTAGAGATGGAGAGGGGAGGGAGAACACGACGGTGAAGAAGACATACAGACGGAGGGGGAGACGATGTCGTggtgaaggagaaaggaggagacgacgtcgtggtgaaggagaaaggaggagacggcgtCGTGGGGAAGGAGGTTCGGACGAATTcgatttggggtttagggttcggacgagatcgatttggggcttagggtttggACGAATTCaatttggggcttaggggaCACTcgaatagagaaagaagaagtagagacagaggggggaggaggagacggcgtcgtggggaaggagaaaggaggagacggcgtcgtggtgaagaagagaggaggagacggcgtcgtggtgaagaagaaaggaggagacgacgtcgttctGCATGCGtggcttttttttaaaaactattcgcaacggaggagagagaaacgattAAAAAAGCCACGCGGGGGCCACGTCAGCTTTTCCGTTAAGAAATTAGACGGCGTCaattttaggactcgtttgaaacattttgacaagttgtaggactgaaatgcactttttgcaagttttaggactgaaatgcactttcgtgacaagttgtaggacttctggaacacttatcccaaaaaaaaaaggaagaatataCAGTTTCCATGATTGGGCTGTATTTAGCTACATCAGGGGACGACCGCGAATCGCCTAAAGGACTAGCCGGTTCTTGGCCCCTTCCTCTCTGCTCTTCTATGGAAGGGAACGAAGAAAAATTCGGCTGCGGCGAAGTGTTCCCTATACACTAATATGAACACCCTGCTTGAACTATGGCAATTTGTGCAGAACGCTAATCTTTTCAGACGAGCTCTCAAGGACTCGGTTGCCTGAAGTCGTTAGAATGCCTGAGCTTGCAAAGGCTTGTCGGGATTTGTAAGCCTGTGTTGGTGGGGATGCTGAATCACGACAAGAATCGAATCCCCACAGCTCTTGTCGCCACAAGGGGAAGTTGGCTACATTAACGCAGACATACTTGGTCAGTAGGAAGAACATCGTATAATCTTTACCAATTTTCAAAAGGGCCAGCTAAGAGTTGAAGGGGGAGGACTTCACtaaggggggggggggggaaaaAAGGCACATACAAATATTCATCGTAAGCTGGAACAAAACCGAGAAAACACACTGTTCATATCAGCCAGACCAAATCCAAATAAGCACATGTTTAAAGACTTGGCTATGCTGTCAAGTTTGAGCTTCTTACTATTCCAATGTGCCACTTGTTACGACTGAAATCTTTAAAAGTAGCTGCATCCATTTCCTGGAAAAAGTGTTAATGCGTTAGCTGAGAAGGTGTCGCATTAATCAACAGTCAAGCAAGgcttaaaaaacaaaagaggggCACAGTTAATTGGGGAAAGAGATGTCTCTAACTTCCAGGAAGCATGCAGATGATACATCTGAGTTGAGGACATGAGAAACAAGGTTGAGGGAACCAACCAAACAATGAGAGCAGATGAACTATTTCCATCTCTTTTGATAAGATTAAGAATGTACAGTTTAAATAAAAGTTGATGTAATGAGGAAGCAAAACCTTTAATAGGTTCTCGTGGTGAACAATAATTCTCAAGTTTTTAAGGAGAGAAAAGCCAAGATATTCCCACATTTATGTTGAGGTAAACATCTTATGTGTTTCTCACCATCAATTGAAACTTTGGCACCAACGTTTAATTGAACAGAAACTACAGAACTAAGGCCAACTATGTGACAAGAAATGAAAAGCAGTACACCTTTGGCCCAGAAAATTTGTATGGCAACTAAAGAATCATTGATTTCCTTTAATGAAATGAATCCAAATACAACGTAGCATTAGAGTAATCACAATTGTCTCCGAAATGAGATGACTTACAATACTGTATATAGGAGGAATAACTGTGCTGCCTTTAGATTTTACAGATGGCATGACTGTGAAGCGGGGTGCTAGGTCTTGTGATCTGAAAGTCCACCTATAATGAACATGAGCAGAATCAGCCATTCCATGTAGTTGAAGAAGTATTTCCGATTGTTATGCAAGGCCTTCATGGCTCAGAAAAGGCATATTTGATAAGGGAAACCTTCATAAACTTGTAGATCACTTACCCAATGTACAAAAATATGCAGAATATTGCCCATTCTCGAAATAACAGTCGAAGCCAGTAATTATGTGATGAGTCGTCAATGTTTACATAAATCTGGAAATGAATACCACACCGTCTTAGAAATTATACTCCCTACCTTGCCCATCAAAAAAGATCATAATATTGACGCAGATATATAGTATACTTGCCACTATTTCAGCCATTGCCACAATTTGCATTGCACCCTGAAATTTCCTGTATGGACCAAAGAAGAGCATATCAATTCAATATTTGGTAGtgcaaaagaggggaaaaaaaccaACAATGCTCACAGGACTGGGGTTAAAGACAGATAGAGCACCACGTACTTGAACATGATGTACTTCATATATACAGCATCATGCATGGCATGAACATCCTCGTCTTGTATATAGTTCAACTGCTCCCTAAGCGTTGATAGATTTTGAGATATGTGGTAAAAGATTGTATAGAatgatacaaaataattaatcaacagAAGCCCCTGCACCAGAATGCGTTATACGTCACAAGTTCCACCCAGGAAGAGATGCATATCTCCAATAAACACACGCATAAACAATTGCTGGGCAATCAAAAATTGAAACCAACACACACTAGCTTCATGAGGCTCACCGTAAAATAAGGAACCGATGCTCTGTAACCAACAAGAGTCAGATAAAACACACTCCCAAGTGCAGCTGTTGTACGGCGCTCTTTCACGGATAGGCGCTCACAGGTGATACAGTATCCGTGAGAAATAAGCAAGAAGGATATAAAAGAAGCTGTCTGAAAGAGTACTCCAGTTACATAGACCCCAAAAGACATCCACAGAGAACACCTCTGAAGATAAAAGCACGAATACCTGCAAAAGGCACCATATTTGCTCAATCAACTATTCAGAAAAAGAGGCAGTTGGTAACTACTGTTTACAGAGGAATGGGCATTTACACTGGGTAATCTTTCACCACAAACTGAAACAGCAATCAGTGCCACTCCAGGATTTAACATGAGTTCCCATTACAGTTCTTGGCTTTGTAAGCACATCATTTATCAACTGCTCTAGAAAGGTATAAAGCTATTCCTGTCTACAATATTTACCCATAGCAATTAATGTGGGAAACATAAATACATGTGCATATTAATCAACAACTTAATATAAACAAACAATCCTTGTTCAGACATGTACGTGAATACCTACAACTCCATAATTTTCGAAATCTTGGTTACATTATTTGAAGTGAAAAGCATGACATTGTATTGACAATGCAGAGTTTGCAGAACCGGAACAGATCACGATGTCCCAAGGAGGAAACAAAGAAGGTCCATTTTGGTACCCAACTCATCAAAATTTCAACCAACTCCGCTCTGCTCCATCTTCCATagacaaaactttcacaaatAGCCAATCtcctaccaaaaaaataaaataaaataaatttagcttaccagaaaaggaaggagagcatTAGCTGCAAAGCCTTGATCAAAGGAACCGATGCTAGCGTCCACTGCAAATTACTCGTCTGCTCTAGGATAAAAATAGACAACGGaagacaaaatcaaaatcactttcgaggaaaaagaaaaggaaaagatatctCTTCACGAAAAGAAATAGCTTTTTCATGTAAAATAACAACCACCGCCCCACAacccaaagaacaaaaaagaaaagaaacaggagaagaagaagaagaagaagaaaaacaagataaGACATGCCTGGACTTCAACATGGAACATCGACCTTCTTCGATATGCTAGCTAATATGCtcacagagaaacagagagtgTGACATGGAATCTACGAAAGTGTTCAAAACGAATGACGTTCTTCACTAAGTTCAGCCAGACTCAAGAGAAAACACAAAGATGCGCAAAGACGAAGTTTTGACGGACAATGGATTCACCTCAACCGGAGCTCTTTCAACAAATGGGACGGCGAGGAAAACATTTCCCGCAACTACTGACGAGAAACAGAACAATCAATTCCCCCACTCGAACACAGCTAACCCACCTGACCCCAGCTAACGAAACGACAGACCGAtcgacggagagagagagagagagaagcaggaCCTGAAAGTGGGCG
The window above is part of the Eucalyptus grandis isolate ANBG69807.140 chromosome 6, ASM1654582v1, whole genome shotgun sequence genome. Proteins encoded here:
- the LOC104449906 gene encoding uncharacterized protein LOC104449906 isoform X2, with protein sequence MDAAPYRLGLDESYRPLPSLYLAFLAIWVVSACSWTFNTYRNAHFQTSNLQWTLASVPLIKALQLMLSFLFWYSCFYLQRCSLWMSFGVYVTGVLFQTASFISFLLISHGYCITCERLSVKERRTTAALGSVFYLTLVGYRASVPYFTLNYIQDEDVHAMHDAVYMKYIMFKKFQGAMQIVAMAEIVIYVNIDDSSHNYWLRLLFREWAIFCIFLYIGWTFRSQDLAPRFTVMPSVKSKGSTVIPPIYSIEMDAATFKDFSRNKWHIGIPTSPCGDKSCGDSILVVIQHPHQHRLTNPDKPLQAQAF
- the LOC104449906 gene encoding uncharacterized protein LOC104449906 isoform X1 is translated as MDAAPYRLGLDESYRPLPSLYLAFLAIWVVSACSWTFNTYRNAHFQTSNLQWTLASVPLIKALQLMLSFLFWYSCFYLQRCSLWMSFGVYVTGVLFQTASFISFLLISHGYCITCERLSVKERRTTAALGSVFYLTLVGYRASVPYFTGLLLINYFVSFYTIFYHISQNLSTLREQLNYIQDEDVHAMHDAVYMKYIMFKKFQGAMQIVAMAEIVIYVNIDDSSHNYWLRLLFREWAIFCIFLYIGWTFRSQDLAPRFTVMPSVKSKGSTVIPPIYSIEMDAATFKDFSRNKWHIGIPTSPCGDKSCGDSILVVIQHPHQHRLTNPDKPLQAQAF